One Aquamicrobium sp. genomic region harbors:
- a CDS encoding aldo/keto reductase: MKKRALGTTGLEIAPVVLGGNVFGWTIDERASFAVLDAFADHGFNAIDTADCYSAWAPGNEGGESETIIGNWLKARPRLRDKMTIFTKVGSATGGPKEHGLSREWILGAVERSLRRLGIDRIDLYFSHWPDPAGTSYEETLGAFDTLMKAGKVRAIGASNVDAGQLGESLKVARANGLPGYQAVQPEYNLYDRARFDGGLRELCIAENIGVVTYYSLASGFLSGKYRSEADLGQSLRGGKVKNYLTPRGERILKALDEVAAAHGAQPSEIALAWLIAREGVTAPIASATKTAHVESFARAAQIRLAADEIAALDRAGAEG, encoded by the coding sequence ATGAAGAAACGCGCGCTCGGCACGACCGGCCTCGAAATCGCCCCCGTCGTCCTCGGCGGCAACGTGTTCGGCTGGACCATCGACGAGCGCGCCAGCTTCGCGGTGCTCGACGCCTTCGCCGATCACGGCTTCAACGCCATCGACACGGCGGATTGCTACTCGGCCTGGGCGCCCGGCAACGAGGGCGGCGAATCCGAGACCATCATCGGCAACTGGCTGAAAGCGCGGCCGCGGCTTCGCGACAAGATGACGATCTTCACCAAGGTCGGCTCGGCGACCGGCGGCCCGAAGGAGCACGGCCTGTCCAGGGAATGGATCCTCGGCGCGGTCGAGCGCTCGCTCCGGCGCCTCGGCATCGACCGGATCGATCTCTACTTCTCCCACTGGCCGGACCCGGCCGGCACCTCCTACGAGGAAACGCTCGGCGCCTTCGACACGCTGATGAAGGCCGGCAAGGTCCGGGCGATCGGGGCGTCGAACGTCGATGCCGGCCAGCTCGGCGAATCGCTGAAGGTGGCGCGCGCGAACGGGCTGCCCGGCTATCAGGCGGTCCAGCCGGAATACAATCTCTACGACCGGGCGCGTTTCGACGGCGGCCTGCGCGAACTTTGCATCGCCGAGAACATCGGCGTCGTCACCTATTACAGCCTCGCCTCCGGCTTCCTCTCCGGCAAGTATCGCTCCGAGGCCGATCTCGGCCAATCCCTGCGCGGCGGCAAGGTGAAGAATTACCTGACGCCGCGCGGCGAGCGGATCCTGAAGGCGCTCGACGAGGTCGCCGCCGCCCACGGCGCGCAGCCGTCCGAGATCGCATTGGCGTGGCTGATCGCACGCGAAGGCGTGACCGCGCCCATCGCCAGCGCGACGAAGACCGCCCATGTCGAGAGCTTTGCCCGAGCGGCGCAGATCCGGCTGGCCGCCGATGAGATCGCGGCGCTCGACCGCGCCGGGGCGGAGGGCTGA
- the rpe gene encoding ribulose-phosphate 3-epimerase, producing the protein MTDTTAAGTLIAPSVLSADFSRLGEEVEAVAAAGADWIHLDVMDGHFVPNITFGPQIIKSIRGRTDKVFDCHLMIAPADPYLAAFAEAGCDIITVHAEAGPHLDRSLQAIRALGKKAGVSLNPSTPESVIEYVLDRLDLVLLMTVNPGFGGQAFIPSVIEKVRRVKALIGDRPIDIEIDGGVTPETAPLVAAAGANVLVAGSAVFRGGGREAYARNIEAIRSAADAAVGRLV; encoded by the coding sequence ATGACCGACACGACCGCCGCAGGCACGCTCATCGCGCCGTCCGTCCTCTCGGCCGATTTCTCGCGGCTGGGCGAGGAGGTCGAGGCCGTCGCCGCCGCCGGCGCGGACTGGATCCATCTCGACGTCATGGACGGCCATTTCGTTCCCAACATCACTTTCGGCCCGCAGATCATCAAGTCGATCCGGGGCCGCACCGACAAGGTGTTCGACTGCCACCTGATGATAGCCCCGGCCGATCCCTACCTCGCCGCCTTCGCCGAGGCCGGCTGCGACATCATCACCGTCCATGCCGAGGCCGGCCCCCATCTCGACCGCTCGCTTCAGGCGATCCGCGCGCTCGGCAAGAAGGCCGGCGTGTCGCTCAACCCGTCGACGCCCGAAAGCGTCATCGAATACGTCCTCGACCGGCTCGACCTCGTGCTGCTCATGACGGTCAATCCCGGCTTCGGCGGGCAGGCGTTCATCCCGTCCGTCATCGAGAAGGTGCGCCGCGTCAAGGCGCTGATCGGCGACCGGCCCATCGACATCGAGATCGACGGCGGCGTGACGCCCGAGACCGCGCCGCTGGTCGCTGCGGCGGGCGCCAACGTGCTGGTCGCCGGCTCGGCCGTGTTCAGGGGCGGCGGCAGGGAAGCCTATGCCCGCAACATCGAGGCGATCCGCAGCGCCGCCGACGCGGCGGTCGGGCGGCTGGTGTAG
- the amrB gene encoding AmmeMemoRadiSam system protein B encodes MSALAALLLACAPAFAASCPEGDGRFGTGFYPGPYLFETAIAAEKDYTPSKIRLSGLVVPHHLVVPRLIARGFRAASGFDYDRVILLAPDHFLRLKGGDFATTRRGFDTVLGPIDVDQEAADALLAAGAVDSCLFADDHGVLALLPFLRHAFPAAKLVPVSISIRSKRADWERLTALLRPLTGERTLIVQSTDFSHYHPHGPARLFDQQTLNLIAEGDPDALSRLDQPDHLDSLASLHVQMTLQREAYGAAPVVLASENQQEHTRARLDETTSYKLIAFGRFGPTDAPHEPEAEVYYLAGDAHFGRAMTQALTDADAAERVAEAVLARTHGRPLILNLEGVILPNVPESLPHMTIAMPQDLAIPWLRRLKVAAVGLANNHARDLGAAGVEETKAALDAAGIPHFGQGERLDIGGLSLVGLTDLDSNGPPYSGLVTPELLDRLLVNDATRPVVAFAHWGREYVTEPSPRERELAEEMRLRGAAVIAGAHPHVADGRLVSLGGGEAIMAYSLGNFLFDQTATDTSGTLLELRVFRQGTVAARLIELPNLFDLAKPAPR; translated from the coding sequence ATGTCGGCTCTCGCCGCGCTCCTCCTCGCCTGCGCCCCCGCATTCGCCGCCTCCTGCCCCGAGGGCGACGGCCGCTTCGGGACGGGGTTCTATCCCGGCCCGTACCTGTTCGAGACGGCGATTGCCGCCGAGAAGGATTATACCCCGTCGAAAATCCGGCTTTCCGGCCTCGTCGTGCCGCATCACCTCGTCGTGCCGCGGCTGATCGCGCGCGGCTTCCGTGCCGCATCCGGCTTCGACTACGACCGGGTGATCCTGCTCGCGCCCGACCATTTCCTGCGCCTCAAGGGCGGGGATTTCGCGACGACGCGGCGCGGCTTCGACACGGTGCTCGGGCCGATCGACGTCGATCAAGAGGCAGCCGACGCGCTGCTCGCGGCGGGGGCCGTCGATTCGTGCCTCTTCGCCGACGACCACGGCGTGCTGGCGCTGCTGCCCTTTCTGCGCCACGCCTTCCCGGCGGCGAAGCTGGTTCCGGTCTCGATCTCGATCCGCTCGAAGCGGGCGGACTGGGAGAGGCTCACGGCGCTGCTGCGCCCCCTTACAGGCGAGCGGACGCTGATCGTCCAGTCGACCGACTTCTCGCACTACCACCCGCACGGCCCGGCACGGCTTTTCGACCAGCAGACGCTGAACCTGATCGCCGAGGGCGATCCGGACGCGCTCTCGCGTCTCGACCAGCCGGACCATCTCGATTCGCTGGCCAGCCTCCATGTCCAGATGACGCTGCAACGCGAGGCATATGGGGCCGCGCCCGTGGTGCTGGCCTCCGAGAACCAGCAGGAGCACACGCGCGCGCGCCTCGACGAGACGACGAGCTACAAGCTGATCGCCTTCGGCCGCTTCGGGCCGACCGACGCGCCGCACGAGCCGGAGGCGGAGGTCTATTACCTTGCCGGCGACGCCCATTTCGGCCGGGCGATGACGCAGGCGCTGACGGACGCCGACGCCGCCGAGCGGGTGGCCGAGGCCGTGCTTGCGCGCACGCACGGCCGGCCGCTGATCCTCAACCTCGAAGGGGTGATCCTGCCCAACGTGCCGGAATCGCTGCCGCACATGACCATCGCCATGCCGCAGGACCTCGCCATCCCGTGGCTGAGGCGGCTCAAAGTCGCCGCCGTCGGGCTGGCCAACAACCACGCGCGCGACCTCGGCGCGGCCGGCGTCGAGGAGACGAAGGCGGCGCTCGACGCAGCCGGCATCCCGCATTTCGGGCAGGGCGAGCGGCTGGACATCGGCGGGCTTTCCCTCGTCGGGCTGACGGACCTCGATTCCAATGGCCCGCCCTATAGCGGGCTGGTGACGCCGGAGCTTCTCGACCGGCTGCTCGTTAACGACGCGACGCGGCCGGTTGTCGCCTTCGCCCATTGGGGCCGCGAATACGTGACCGAGCCCTCGCCGCGCGAGCGGGAGCTGGCGGAAGAGATGCGGCTGCGCGGTGCGGCCGTCATTGCCGGCGCGCACCCGCACGTCGCGGACGGGCGCCTCGTCTCGCTCGGCGGCGGCGAGGCGATCATGGCCTATTCGCTGGGTAATTTCCTGTTCGACCAGACCGCCACCGATACGTCCGGCACGCTGCTCGAACTGCGCGTCTTCAGACAGGGAACGGTGGCAGCGCGGCTGATCGAGCTGCCGAACCTCTTCGACCTCGCGAAGCCCGCGCCGCGCTGA
- a CDS encoding MORN repeat-containing protein, with the protein MATALAGGLAGLVLVVAPGAAQDDAGAWAQRVQVIHDAASGTVARVQLRAWSAEPVDALEFVFEPEPGSGFDPAAGEGAITGRGKLVWRVRGSASYDRRTIHSTYVGELAAGRPHGKGRLERRSGEVLEGEWVAGRLHGEGVLLEADGTRTEASFVAGRAEGEGRQTRPDGSIYRGTFHNGLRDGEATIRLPGGTTYASRWRAGVEISGQRPDALADAMVGGLLRAQSGGGDAGKVELSVSVDQRMTRQADMQYTQSVYDDHIEIHPEDSDMVDAWLGKAKIAAYNHLAMFGFVDWEETPSYLEVAMKTADNSRVRVEAFQLHFEDSQVYRKPFLTISEHRGCVGFRPTFSFLNNGWGPARDGRLSIEFYKPTDPDEEGSRRFDVAVDDFDDGLEVSLHSVLDQAGVDTAALERARFTCASEQDLPQCRQRMLDTVDFGEIEPLLSEGYAIGVGYRGEFTYSWSDDRGNTYEMTEPVEAELQLAAIETEVMVAEHGSGWGDPPAALRYQEVRLPSDDQDYTVDLALRGNRNVSDLTARLKVFAGENSIHRFRAVATFADGSMRQSKPVHYYHVRPRDSGYVPGKPDNCYLDDAIFVPPE; encoded by the coding sequence ATGGCGACGGCGCTTGCCGGCGGGTTGGCAGGGCTGGTCCTCGTCGTCGCGCCCGGCGCCGCGCAGGACGACGCCGGCGCATGGGCGCAGCGCGTGCAGGTGATCCACGACGCCGCCTCCGGCACGGTCGCGCGGGTGCAACTGCGGGCATGGAGCGCCGAGCCGGTCGACGCGCTCGAATTCGTCTTCGAGCCGGAACCCGGCTCCGGCTTCGACCCCGCCGCGGGCGAGGGCGCGATCACCGGGCGCGGCAAGCTGGTGTGGCGTGTGCGCGGCTCCGCCTCCTACGACCGGCGCACGATCCATTCCACCTATGTCGGTGAGCTCGCCGCCGGCCGGCCGCACGGCAAGGGCCGGCTGGAGAGGCGCAGCGGCGAGGTTCTGGAGGGCGAGTGGGTCGCCGGCCGGCTCCACGGCGAGGGCGTGCTGCTCGAAGCCGACGGCACCCGCACCGAGGCCTCCTTCGTCGCCGGCCGCGCCGAGGGCGAGGGCCGGCAGACGCGGCCGGACGGCTCGATCTATCGCGGCACGTTCCACAATGGCCTGCGCGACGGCGAGGCGACCATCCGCCTGCCAGGCGGCACCACCTATGCCTCGCGCTGGCGCGCCGGCGTCGAGATATCCGGCCAGCGGCCGGATGCGCTGGCCGACGCCATGGTCGGCGGGCTCTTGCGCGCCCAGTCGGGCGGCGGCGACGCCGGCAAGGTCGAGCTTTCCGTGTCGGTCGACCAGCGCATGACGCGCCAAGCCGATATGCAATATACGCAATCGGTCTATGACGACCATATCGAGATCCATCCCGAGGATAGCGACATGGTCGATGCATGGCTGGGCAAGGCGAAGATCGCGGCCTACAACCATTTGGCCATGTTCGGCTTCGTGGACTGGGAGGAGACCCCGTCCTATCTCGAGGTCGCCATGAAGACCGCCGACAATTCGCGCGTCCGGGTCGAGGCGTTCCAGCTTCACTTCGAGGACAGCCAGGTCTATCGTAAGCCGTTCCTGACGATCTCCGAGCATCGCGGCTGCGTCGGCTTCCGCCCGACCTTTTCTTTCCTCAACAACGGCTGGGGACCGGCCCGCGACGGGCGGCTTTCGATCGAGTTCTACAAGCCGACCGATCCGGACGAGGAAGGGTCGCGCCGCTTCGATGTCGCGGTGGACGATTTCGACGACGGGCTCGAGGTCTCGCTGCACTCCGTCCTCGATCAGGCCGGGGTCGACACGGCGGCGCTCGAGCGGGCGCGCTTCACCTGCGCCTCCGAGCAGGACCTGCCGCAATGCCGGCAGCGGATGCTCGACACGGTCGATTTCGGCGAGATCGAGCCGCTGCTTTCCGAGGGGTATGCCATCGGCGTGGGCTATCGCGGCGAGTTCACCTATTCGTGGTCGGACGACCGCGGCAACACCTACGAGATGACCGAACCGGTCGAGGCCGAGCTCCAGCTCGCAGCCATCGAGACCGAGGTGATGGTGGCCGAGCACGGCTCGGGCTGGGGCGATCCGCCGGCGGCGCTGCGCTATCAGGAGGTGCGCCTGCCCTCGGACGATCAGGACTACACGGTCGACCTCGCGCTGCGCGGCAACCGCAACGTTTCCGACCTGACGGCGCGGCTCAAGGTCTTTGCCGGGGAGAACTCGATCCACCGCTTCCGCGCGGTGGCGACCTTCGCCGACGGCAGCATGCGCCAGAGCAAGCCGGTGCACTACTACCACGTCCGGCCGCGCGACTCCGGCTATGTTCCCGGAAAGCCCGACAATTGCTATCTCGACGACGCGATCTTCGTCCCGCCGGAGTGA
- a CDS encoding caspase family protein — translation MSHSAFARGAAALRLAAALMLAAAAILPARAQQPSQPPSHHLFLNSGGHRALVNDMAFSPDGELLVTASDDKTIRVWDWRAGVTLRILRHQIGDGNEGKVFALAVSPDGGTVAAGGYFGPGIGETPPYGDVRLFDIKTGRITAVLKGLEQAVLDVAFSPDGAFLAAGGDDGFVNVWRRDETAATGWTLHGALDADSWRIRALAFAGGGARLAVATADNGVRLYDMAQGTEIAMPAAEALRDAQLSALAVSPDGTRFATGDDAGQIHLWAAQDGAPVMTLPARGHRIGALAFSGDGARLAASCGYRCEGDYGLAVFSLAEPAAPSMLYPGHDNTVFAAAAAPEGLMASAGGERHEIHVWNPESGEARRVMRGTGAPVTAVGVAGDGGVIAWGTQNPCPGKDACPDTIGALEGEFLLPTPDRGFEAPAPYGDSGATFDRAVVEDGEWALRFAAGGEHRLPNAVLEILRGGTVLHRIENDATNGYLHGAYTLLSDGRTLVTGGSDGTLIAYDRESGGFAGEFTGGHSGAVMAMAEAPAARLLVTGGGDQTVRLWNLDTKGLVASLFASGDEWIMWTPQGYFYSSPNGDSLVGWHVNQGQDKEARYIWARQIRQHLSSPEIVRRAILTGDPAGAARELRGTDSQLDQLLQRKPPEFEARVIETDPPAAEGYVSVEIIGAAEAGADVATFSVLANERRVDEFTPRAVGDGRVVIEVPVAEGENEILISGVNEYGYVTERGVRALAKKTAAEKPKGKLYVVAVGVNDYPHLPSDCGGRSCDLNFPVADASEFVRAVAERSAPLHAQMEALLLVNREALEADDARAGDIMRIVGDERILEPEARSIRDEIVDFLDLPGPDDTTIVFVAGHGINVDEDYYVLPTDARKQDGDRWRRSSLVAWSDIHEAIERAKGRRILLLDTCHAAGAFNAKLEKEAADARIVVLAATAANNTAAELADLGHGAFTWSVLEGIKGGANTGGDGVRILGLSDYVDREVRRLTNERQQPFYHLPRTENFLVARP, via the coding sequence ATGTCGCACTCGGCTTTTGCGCGCGGCGCGGCGGCCCTTCGGCTCGCCGCCGCCCTCATGCTGGCCGCGGCGGCGATCCTTCCCGCCCGGGCGCAGCAGCCGTCGCAGCCTCCGTCGCATCATCTGTTCCTCAACAGCGGCGGCCACCGGGCGCTGGTCAACGACATGGCGTTCTCGCCCGACGGCGAGCTGCTGGTCACGGCCTCGGACGACAAGACCATCCGCGTCTGGGACTGGCGGGCCGGGGTGACGCTGCGCATCCTGCGCCACCAGATCGGGGACGGCAACGAGGGCAAGGTGTTCGCGCTCGCCGTCTCGCCGGACGGCGGCACCGTCGCCGCCGGCGGCTATTTCGGGCCGGGCATCGGCGAAACGCCGCCCTATGGCGATGTGCGCCTCTTCGACATCAAGACCGGGCGCATCACCGCCGTCCTGAAAGGGCTGGAGCAGGCGGTGCTCGACGTCGCCTTCTCGCCGGACGGGGCCTTCCTCGCCGCCGGCGGCGACGACGGGTTCGTGAATGTCTGGCGGCGCGACGAAACGGCTGCGACCGGCTGGACCCTGCACGGTGCGCTCGACGCCGATTCCTGGCGCATCCGCGCGCTCGCCTTCGCCGGGGGCGGCGCGCGCCTCGCCGTGGCCACGGCCGACAACGGCGTGCGGCTCTACGACATGGCGCAGGGCACGGAAATCGCCATGCCGGCCGCCGAGGCGTTACGCGACGCGCAGCTTTCCGCGCTCGCCGTCTCGCCGGACGGCACGCGGTTCGCCACCGGCGACGACGCCGGGCAGATCCACCTGTGGGCGGCGCAGGACGGCGCGCCGGTCATGACGCTGCCGGCGCGCGGTCACCGCATCGGCGCGCTCGCCTTTTCGGGCGACGGCGCGCGGCTCGCGGCGAGCTGCGGCTATCGCTGCGAGGGGGACTATGGGCTCGCCGTCTTTTCGCTCGCCGAGCCGGCCGCGCCGTCGATGCTCTATCCCGGCCACGACAACACCGTCTTCGCCGCCGCCGCCGCGCCCGAGGGGCTGATGGCGAGCGCCGGCGGCGAGCGCCACGAAATCCATGTCTGGAACCCGGAAAGCGGCGAGGCGAGGCGCGTCATGCGCGGCACCGGCGCGCCGGTGACGGCGGTGGGCGTGGCCGGCGACGGCGGTGTCATAGCCTGGGGAACGCAGAACCCCTGCCCCGGCAAGGACGCCTGCCCCGACACGATCGGCGCGCTCGAAGGCGAGTTCCTGCTGCCGACGCCGGATCGCGGCTTCGAGGCCCCCGCGCCCTATGGCGATAGCGGCGCCACGTTCGACCGCGCGGTCGTCGAGGACGGCGAGTGGGCGCTGCGCTTCGCCGCGGGCGGCGAGCACCGCCTGCCCAACGCCGTGCTCGAAATCCTGCGCGGCGGTACCGTCCTCCACCGCATCGAGAACGACGCCACCAACGGCTATCTCCACGGCGCCTATACGCTGCTGTCGGATGGCAGGACGCTCGTCACCGGCGGCTCGGACGGCACGCTGATCGCCTATGACCGCGAGAGCGGCGGCTTTGCCGGCGAGTTCACCGGGGGCCATTCCGGCGCGGTGATGGCGATGGCCGAGGCGCCGGCGGCGCGGCTGCTCGTCACCGGCGGCGGCGACCAGACGGTGCGGCTGTGGAACCTCGACACGAAGGGCCTCGTCGCCAGCCTGTTCGCCTCCGGCGACGAGTGGATCATGTGGACGCCGCAGGGCTATTTCTACTCCTCGCCAAACGGCGACTCGCTCGTCGGCTGGCACGTCAACCAGGGGCAGGACAAGGAAGCGCGCTACATCTGGGCGCGGCAGATCCGCCAGCATCTGAGCAGCCCCGAGATCGTGCGCCGCGCGATCCTGACCGGCGACCCGGCCGGCGCGGCACGGGAGCTGCGCGGCACGGACAGCCAGCTCGACCAGCTCCTGCAACGCAAGCCGCCCGAATTCGAGGCGCGCGTGATCGAGACCGACCCGCCGGCGGCGGAGGGCTACGTCTCGGTCGAGATAATCGGCGCGGCGGAAGCGGGCGCCGACGTCGCCACCTTCTCCGTGCTCGCCAACGAGCGCCGCGTCGACGAGTTCACGCCGCGCGCGGTCGGCGACGGGCGCGTCGTCATCGAGGTGCCGGTGGCCGAGGGCGAGAACGAGATCCTGATCAGCGGCGTCAACGAGTACGGCTACGTCACCGAGCGCGGCGTCCGGGCGCTGGCGAAGAAGACGGCGGCCGAGAAGCCGAAGGGCAAGCTTTATGTCGTCGCCGTCGGCGTCAACGACTATCCGCATTTGCCGAGCGATTGCGGCGGCCGCTCCTGCGACCTGAATTTCCCGGTCGCCGACGCCAGCGAGTTCGTGCGCGCGGTGGCCGAGCGCTCCGCGCCGCTGCATGCGCAGATGGAGGCGCTGCTGCTGGTCAACCGCGAGGCGCTGGAGGCGGACGATGCCCGCGCCGGCGACATCATGCGCATCGTCGGCGACGAGCGGATCCTGGAGCCGGAGGCGCGCTCGATCCGCGACGAGATCGTCGATTTCCTCGACCTGCCCGGCCCGGACGACACGACAATCGTCTTCGTCGCCGGCCACGGCATCAATGTCGACGAGGACTACTACGTGCTGCCGACCGACGCGCGCAAGCAGGATGGCGACCGCTGGCGGCGCTCCTCGCTCGTCGCCTGGTCCGACATCCACGAGGCGATCGAGCGCGCCAAGGGCCGCCGCATCCTCTTGCTCGACACCTGCCACGCCGCGGGCGCGTTCAACGCCAAGCTGGAAAAGGAAGCGGCCGACGCGCGCATCGTCGTGCTGGCGGCGACGGCGGCCAACAACACGGCGGCCGAGCTCGCCGATCTCGGCCACGGCGCGTTCACATGGTCGGTGCTGGAGGGCATCAAGGGCGGGGCGAACACCGGCGGCGACGGCGTGCGCATCCTCGGCCTCTCCGACTATGTCGACCGCGAGGTGCGCCGGCTCACCAACGAGCGACAGCAGCCCTTCTACCACCTGCCGCGCACCGAGAACTTTCTGGTGGCGCGGCCGTGA
- a CDS encoding caspase family protein, with product MHHHITRRGLLVGTAAIGVGGLGLGAFPAFAQQAGDAAGRTYHALLVAVTAYPNLPPKASLVGPNNDASLVREFLLNNAPVTFEPQNVAVLADGIESTASPTRSSIRDALDRLADTVKSGDFVYLQFSGHGTQQPAMDPAIEPDGLDECFLPADTGMWEDRNKGIPNALIDKEFRDHLQKIRDKGAFIWAVFDCCHSGTMTRAVTESEETERKIDFTDLGIPEAAMAEAIAEAQGPATRGMGEESPRQNSLGITSAEPTGAESIAPGGMVAFFAAQNTETTPEMPLPKGDPEATKLGLFTYTVFAKIAENPAMTYRQLGQAVLQAYSGDNRMRPTPLFEGDLDRQVFGSTPEDRIAQWAIKAENGMLEIPAGQLHRLSPGTKLAILASPAATLDQAVGYVEVQSAKNLTSRVVPVAHEGLPALAVADVPVNSWARLTELAIGFELVVARPGGGDSPAETELLNAALDKIVDEKKVPVNLRLVDAGEAADLTLAVMSEMDVGIIIADQARQSEDAARASLSTEPRVWLLPPSAELSLEEGRRSPSLPLAGSGVDDIAAKLAEDLVRIFRATSLSRLSAASEFRPNEVEVGFKIKRTEAADAEPLRAGTVPVVHPDDEVHIEAKSASAKPVDINVLYIGSDYSISHMYAERLSSGSEIDLPLLAFTDSSYGIERMVVVLSEAEPQTPVEDLSFLEQVGIRQATRSLGGGAASFSELLREVAAAPATRGAARLGDKAGAKGAVLIFPMETTPRG from the coding sequence ATGCATCATCACATCACGCGACGCGGCCTGCTCGTCGGAACCGCGGCCATCGGCGTCGGCGGCCTCGGCCTCGGCGCCTTTCCGGCCTTCGCGCAGCAGGCGGGCGACGCCGCCGGGCGCACCTATCACGCGCTTCTGGTCGCCGTGACCGCCTATCCGAACCTGCCGCCGAAGGCGAGCCTCGTCGGGCCGAACAACGACGCCTCGCTGGTGCGCGAATTCCTGCTCAACAACGCGCCGGTGACGTTCGAGCCGCAGAATGTCGCGGTGCTGGCCGACGGCATCGAAAGCACGGCCTCGCCGACGCGCAGCTCGATCCGCGACGCGCTCGACCGCCTTGCCGACACGGTCAAGTCCGGCGACTTCGTCTATCTCCAGTTCTCCGGCCACGGCACCCAGCAGCCGGCCATGGACCCCGCCATCGAGCCGGACGGGCTCGACGAGTGTTTCCTGCCCGCCGACACCGGAATGTGGGAGGACCGCAACAAGGGCATTCCCAACGCGCTGATCGACAAGGAATTCCGCGACCATCTCCAGAAGATCCGCGACAAGGGCGCGTTCATCTGGGCGGTGTTCGACTGCTGCCATTCCGGCACCATGACCCGCGCCGTGACCGAGAGCGAGGAGACCGAGCGCAAGATCGACTTCACCGATCTCGGCATTCCCGAGGCGGCGATGGCCGAGGCGATCGCCGAGGCGCAAGGCCCGGCGACGCGAGGGATGGGCGAGGAAAGCCCACGGCAGAATTCGCTCGGCATCACCTCGGCCGAGCCGACGGGCGCGGAATCCATCGCACCGGGCGGCATGGTGGCGTTCTTCGCCGCGCAGAACACCGAGACGACGCCGGAAATGCCGCTGCCCAAGGGCGACCCGGAAGCGACGAAGCTCGGCCTCTTCACCTACACCGTGTTCGCCAAGATCGCCGAGAACCCGGCCATGACCTACCGCCAGCTCGGCCAGGCCGTGCTCCAGGCCTATTCGGGCGACAACCGCATGCGGCCTACCCCGTTGTTCGAAGGCGACCTCGACCGGCAGGTGTTCGGCTCGACGCCGGAGGACCGCATCGCCCAGTGGGCGATCAAGGCCGAGAACGGCATGCTGGAAATCCCGGCCGGCCAGCTTCACCGCCTGTCGCCGGGAACCAAGCTCGCGATCCTCGCCTCCCCGGCCGCGACGCTCGACCAGGCGGTCGGCTATGTCGAGGTGCAGTCGGCCAAGAACCTGACCAGCCGCGTCGTGCCGGTCGCGCATGAAGGACTGCCGGCGCTGGCCGTCGCCGACGTGCCGGTCAATTCATGGGCGCGGCTTACCGAGCTCGCCATCGGCTTCGAGCTGGTCGTCGCCCGCCCCGGCGGCGGCGACTCGCCGGCCGAGACGGAGCTGCTCAACGCCGCGCTCGACAAGATCGTCGACGAGAAGAAGGTGCCGGTCAATCTGCGCCTCGTCGATGCCGGCGAGGCGGCGGACCTGACGCTCGCGGTGATGAGCGAGATGGATGTCGGCATCATCATCGCTGATCAGGCGCGCCAGAGCGAGGACGCGGCGCGCGCCAGCCTGTCCACCGAGCCGCGCGTCTGGCTCCTGCCGCCTTCCGCCGAATTGTCGCTGGAAGAGGGCCGCCGCTCGCCGTCGCTGCCGCTGGCCGGCTCCGGCGTCGACGACATCGCCGCGAAGCTCGCCGAGGACCTCGTGCGCATCTTCCGCGCCACCAGCCTGTCGCGGCTGTCGGCCGCGTCGGAGTTCCGCCCGAACGAGGTCGAGGTCGGCTTCAAGATCAAGCGCACCGAGGCGGCCGACGCCGAGCCGCTGCGCGCCGGCACCGTGCCCGTCGTCCACCCCGACGACGAGGTGCATATCGAGGCCAAGAGCGCCTCGGCCAAGCCGGTCGACATCAACGTGCTCTATATCGGCAGCGACTACTCGATCAGCCACATGTATGCCGAGCGGCTGTCGAGCGGCAGCGAGATCGACCTGCCGCTGCTCGCCTTCACCGATTCGAGCTACGGCATCGAGCGCATGGTGGTGGTGCTGTCCGAGGCCGAGCCGCAGACCCCGGTCGAGGACCTGTCCTTCCTCGAGCAGGTCGGCATACGCCAGGCGACGCGCAGCCTCGGCGGCGGCGCGGCCTCCTTCAGCGAGCTGCTGCGCGAAGTCGCGGCCGCGCCGGCGACGCGCGGCGCGGCGCGGCTGGGCGACAAGGCCGGGGCCAAGGGCGCGGTGCTGATCTTCCCGATGGAAACCACGCCGCGGGGCTGA